From the Methanobacterium sp. BAmetb5 genome, the window TAGTAAAAGTAACTGAGGTGATCAGATGCCAGCAATAGAAGTTGGAAGAATTTGTATGAAAATCTCCGGAAGAGAAGCCGGTGAAAAATGTGTAATAGTCGAGATCATAGATGATAAATTTGTAGAAGTTGTGGGAAGTAACGTTAAAAACCGCAGATGCAACGTCAAACACCTGGAACCACTGGACCAGGTAATGGAAATTAAAAGCGAAAACCCCGACGAAATAGTAAAAGAATTAGAAGCTGCAATTTAAGGGGATCATTCAATACCATAGTTGAATCATTCACTCTTTAAACAGTTTATAAACATTATAAACAGTTTGAATAGCAGCAAATTAAAAAAAATATACCAGGTTTTATACGCATGGCAGAACTCCTCCAGAAAGCCTACGGGGAAACAGATCCCCACTACGGATCGATTCCCGAAGAACGACCCCTTGAGGAGCACCTGTCCAAGGGTATCATTAACCTGGATAAACCCTCAGGACCCACATCCCACGAAATCGATGCCTGGGTTAAAAGAATCCTTAAACTGGATAAAACTGGTCACGGTGGGACCCTGGATCCCAGGGTCACCGGTGTGCTTCCCATAGGACTGGACACCGCCACCCGATCCATACAATTACTCCTGGAAGCACCCAAAGAATACGTGTGTCTCATGCGCCTCCACGAAGATGTGGGCGAAGCAAAGATACGGGATATTCTAGGAGAATTCACCGGTAAAATCTTCCAGACACCACCCCTGCGGTCAGCAGTTAAACGGGAA encodes:
- a CDS encoding 50S ribosomal protein L14e translates to MPAIEVGRICMKISGREAGEKCVIVEIIDDKFVEVVGSNVKNRRCNVKHLEPLDQVMEIKSENPDEIVKELEAAI